A region of Emcibacter nanhaiensis DNA encodes the following proteins:
- a CDS encoding AraC family transcriptional regulator, which translates to MGHLLYNHSILRNAHPGEVSRHVNSLVGEHYFRIVKGANPERKKQAMLCHRPVDNISFNYLYFGEEVVISAPRPTNYYHLQFILDGECGVQSSSGNYTATRDTALTVNPYHPENFIYSEDCKKVIVRVEKDRMDSYLTSLLGFPIKKPVEFSQIVDKSTEELQSLQRMVSFFCEELNSKHSSLLSSDYLATPIETLFLRAFLHAVPNNYSHLLSSMGSQEIPVSIRKVDHFIHENLTEDITMNDLTDIAGLSVRVLYKTFEKYKFMAPMAYLKKVRLEKIRERLTSGNLDGETITELALDYNFNHLSRFAADYKKQFGELPSQTLKLHSHNAGNERQI; encoded by the coding sequence ATGGGCCATTTACTCTATAATCATTCAATTCTCAGGAATGCACATCCGGGCGAAGTCTCAAGACATGTCAACTCCCTGGTCGGAGAACATTACTTCAGAATTGTAAAGGGAGCGAACCCCGAAAGAAAAAAACAGGCGATGCTGTGCCACCGCCCGGTCGACAATATCTCCTTCAATTATCTCTATTTCGGCGAGGAAGTGGTCATTTCGGCGCCAAGGCCGACAAACTATTATCACCTTCAGTTCATTCTTGATGGCGAATGCGGCGTCCAGTCAAGTTCCGGCAACTATACCGCCACCCGGGACACGGCGCTGACCGTAAACCCCTACCATCCCGAAAATTTCATCTACTCCGAAGACTGCAAGAAAGTCATCGTCAGGGTCGAAAAAGACCGGATGGATTCCTATTTGACCTCCCTCCTTGGGTTTCCGATCAAAAAGCCCGTTGAATTCAGCCAGATCGTGGACAAATCCACGGAAGAACTCCAAAGCCTCCAGCGCATGGTCAGTTTTTTTTGTGAGGAACTGAACTCGAAACATTCCAGCCTGCTGTCTTCAGACTATCTTGCCACGCCGATTGAGACCCTTTTTCTCCGGGCCTTTCTGCATGCGGTCCCCAATAATTACAGCCATCTCCTGTCCAGCATGGGCTCGCAGGAGATACCGGTCTCCATACGCAAGGTGGACCACTTCATTCATGAAAACCTCACCGAGGATATCACCATGAATGACCTGACGGATATCGCCGGCCTGAGCGTCAGGGTGCTCTATAAAACTTTCGAGAAGTATAAATTTATGGCGCCCATGGCCTATCTGAAAAAGGTCAGGCTGGAAAAAATCCGCGAGAGACTGACATCCGGCAATCTTGACGGCGAAACCATCACTGAACTTGCCCTGGACTATAACTTCAACCACCTCAGCCGCTTTGCGGCAGACTATAAAAAACAATTCGGGGAACTCCCGTCCCAAACCCTGAAGCTTCATTCTCATAATGCGGGAAATGAGCGCCAAATATAG
- a CDS encoding 2-hydroxychromene-2-carboxylate isomerase has protein sequence MRATKDVYIYFNFRSPYCYLASRCMFDVLDQAASMVVWRPFAGWRGRTPRDHPRQKDKVRIARQDLARITAKRGYPFVPPPAECDATLPALGSLYAEKQGLLRPYVETVMSKEWGEGVDVGQEDILAELAVSVGLDREGFVAALHDDEGLRQLEDNWQEAVDKGVIGVPTFMVDDQIFWGQDRLSWLREYLEQQADRRLP, from the coding sequence ATGAGAGCGACAAAGGACGTTTATATCTATTTCAACTTTCGCAGCCCCTATTGCTATCTCGCGTCCCGGTGCATGTTTGACGTCCTTGATCAGGCCGCCAGCATGGTGGTCTGGCGGCCTTTTGCCGGATGGCGCGGCCGCACGCCGCGGGACCACCCCCGTCAAAAGGACAAAGTTCGTATTGCCCGGCAGGATCTGGCCCGTATTACAGCGAAGAGGGGTTATCCCTTTGTGCCGCCGCCTGCGGAGTGCGATGCTACCCTGCCGGCCCTTGGCTCGCTCTATGCGGAAAAGCAGGGATTGCTCAGGCCCTATGTGGAAACCGTCATGTCGAAGGAATGGGGTGAGGGGGTGGATGTCGGGCAGGAAGATATCCTGGCAGAGCTGGCCGTCAGCGTTGGACTGGATCGGGAAGGGTTTGTTGCGGCACTGCATGATGACGAGGGACTTCGGCAGCTTGAGGATAATTGGCAGGAAGCCGTGGACAAAGGCGTGATCGGCGTGCCTACCTTTATGGTGGACGATCAGATTTTCTGGGGACAGGACCGGCTATCCTGGCTCAGGGAATATCTGGAGCAACAGGCAGACCGGCGCTTGCCATAG
- a CDS encoding 2-hydroxymuconic semialdehyde dehydrogenase: protein MSDRESLHFINGEYTAGSSGLTFENRCPVDGSLIGLVHEGKREEVDAAVSAARAALKGPWGRMSVEERVRMLYRVADGITARFDEFLEAECLDTGKPKSLASHIDIPRGAANFKVFADVIRNVPTEGFFLETPDGAGAQNYGVRTPKGVIGVISPWNLPLLLMTWKVGPALACGNTVVVKPSEETPLTTTLLGEVMNDAGVPRGVFNVVHGFGPDSAGAFLTEHPGVDAITFTGETRTGTAIMKAAAEGVRDVSFELGGKNPAIVFADCDMDKAIEGTMRSVFANCGQVCLGTERVFVERPVFDEFVARLKAGAEGLKLGRPEDETVNMGPLISKEHQQKVLGYYKLAKDLGATVVIGGGVPDMPDDLKDGAWVEPTIWTGLGDDSAVMREEIFGPCCHITPFDEEEEVIARANDTVYGLASAVWTENMSRGHRVAAQIDCGICWVNSWFLRDLRTAFGGTKQSGIGREGGVHSLEFYTELRNVCVKL from the coding sequence ATGTCAGACAGAGAAAGTCTTCATTTTATCAACGGGGAATATACCGCCGGATCGTCCGGGCTCACCTTTGAAAACCGCTGTCCGGTCGACGGCAGCCTGATCGGCCTGGTGCATGAGGGCAAGCGCGAAGAGGTTGACGCCGCGGTCAGCGCGGCGCGGGCGGCGCTCAAGGGGCCGTGGGGCCGCATGAGTGTGGAGGAGCGGGTCAGGATGCTGTACCGGGTCGCCGACGGCATCACCGCCCGGTTTGACGAATTCCTCGAGGCCGAATGCCTCGACACCGGCAAGCCGAAGAGCCTGGCCAGCCATATCGACATTCCGCGCGGCGCCGCCAACTTCAAGGTCTTTGCCGACGTGATCAGGAATGTGCCGACCGAAGGCTTTTTCCTCGAGACGCCGGACGGGGCCGGGGCGCAGAATTACGGCGTGCGCACGCCCAAGGGGGTGATCGGGGTGATCTCGCCGTGGAACCTGCCGCTGCTGCTGATGACCTGGAAGGTGGGCCCGGCCTTGGCCTGCGGCAATACCGTGGTGGTCAAGCCGTCCGAGGAGACGCCGCTGACCACGACCCTGCTCGGCGAAGTGATGAATGACGCCGGCGTGCCCAGGGGCGTGTTCAATGTGGTGCACGGCTTCGGGCCGGACAGCGCCGGGGCGTTCCTGACTGAACATCCGGGCGTCGACGCCATCACCTTTACCGGCGAGACCCGCACCGGCACCGCGATCATGAAGGCGGCGGCCGAAGGGGTGCGCGATGTCTCCTTCGAACTCGGCGGCAAGAACCCGGCCATTGTCTTTGCCGACTGTGATATGGACAAGGCCATCGAGGGCACCATGCGTTCGGTGTTCGCCAACTGCGGCCAGGTCTGCCTCGGCACCGAGCGGGTATTTGTCGAGCGGCCGGTCTTTGATGAATTTGTCGCCCGCCTCAAGGCGGGGGCCGAGGGCCTGAAGCTGGGCCGTCCCGAAGACGAAACCGTCAACATGGGACCGCTGATCAGCAAGGAGCATCAGCAGAAGGTGCTGGGCTATTACAAGCTGGCCAAAGACCTGGGCGCGACCGTGGTCATTGGCGGCGGCGTGCCGGACATGCCGGACGACCTGAAGGACGGCGCCTGGGTCGAGCCGACCATCTGGACCGGGCTTGGCGACGACAGTGCGGTCATGAGGGAAGAAATCTTCGGCCCCTGTTGCCATATCACGCCGTTCGATGAGGAAGAGGAAGTGATCGCGCGGGCCAATGACACGGTTTACGGTTTGGCGTCGGCAGTGTGGACCGAGAATATGTCCCGCGGTCACCGGGTCGCGGCACAGATCGACTGCGGCATCTGCTGGGTCAACAGCTGGTTCCTGCGCGACCTGCGCACCGCTTTCGGCGGCACCAAGCAGTCCGGCATCGGCCGCGAGGGCGGGGTGCACAGCCTGGAATTCTATACCGAACTGAGAAACGTCTGCGTCAAGTTGTAG